One Dromiciops gliroides isolate mDroGli1 chromosome 3, mDroGli1.pri, whole genome shotgun sequence DNA segment encodes these proteins:
- the LOC122746465 gene encoding L-lactate dehydrogenase A chain-like, which produces MACAISVLMKDLADELALVDVIEDKVKGEMIDLQHGSLFLKTPKIVSGKVDILTYVAWKLSGFPKNRVIGSGCNLDSARFHYLMGERLGVHSSSCHGWVLGEHGDSSVPVWSGVNVAGVSLKNLYPALGTDADSENWKEVHKQVAESAYEVIKPKGYTSWAIGLSVADLAESIMKNLRRVHPISTMIKGLYGINEDVFLSVPCVLGQNGISDVVKVTLNPVEEPRLKKSADTLWGIQKELQF; this is translated from the exons ATGGCATGTGCCATCAGTGTCTTAATGAAGGATTTGGCTGATGAACTTGCCCTAGTTGATGTCATAGAAGACAAAGTAAAGGGAGAGATGATAGATCTCCAACATGGCAGCCTTTTCCTCAAAACACCAAAGATTGTTTCTGGCAAAG TAGATATTTTGACATATGTGGCCTGGAAACTAAGTGGCTTTCCTAAAAACCGTGTTATTGGAAGTGGTTGCAATCTGGATTCTGCCCGTTTCCATTACCTAATGGGGGAGAGACTTGGTGTCCATTCTTCAAGTTGTCATGGATGGGTCCTTGGGGAACATGGAGACTCAAGTGTTCCTGTATGGAGTGGTGTGAATGTTGCTGGTGTGTCTCTGAAGAATCTTTATCCTGCTTTGGGAACTGATGCTGATTCAGAGAATTGGAAAGAAGTTCATAAACAGGTGGCTGAAAGTGCTTATGAGGTGATCAAGCCGAAGGGCTATACTTCCTGGGCCATTGGATTGTCTGTGGCAGATCTGGCAGAAAGCATTATGAAGAATCTTAGGAGAGTGCATCCAATTTCCACCATGATTAAGGGCCTATATGGCATTAATGAAGACGTCTTCCTTAGTGTCCCCTGTGTCTTGGGGCAGAATGGCATTTCAGATGTGGTGAAGGTAACCCTGAATCCAGTTGAGGAGCCCCGTTTAAAGAAGAGTGCAGATACTCTTTGGGGAATCCAGAAGGAGCTgcaattttaa